A part of Paenibacillus sp. sptzw28 genomic DNA contains:
- a CDS encoding rhamnogalacturonan acetylesterase, producing the protein MGIQTIYLAGDSTMADYPPHSYPMQGWGNKLHLFIPDSVRVVNKALCGRSSKSFIEEGILEEILQMIKTGDFLFIQFGHNDSKEDAERHTSPWNMYHRYLRQYIDGAREKGAHPVLISPLCRRHFDVDGLLINTHGDYPRSMEALAVQEKVPFVDLCGRSAVAFKEMGDAKSKEWLTWLHPGEHPNYPEGIEDNTHLNEQGAEAVARMVADAINKLNLEIG; encoded by the coding sequence TTGGGAATACAAACGATTTACTTGGCTGGCGATTCGACGATGGCAGATTATCCGCCTCATTCGTACCCCATGCAAGGTTGGGGGAATAAGCTCCATTTATTTATTCCCGATTCCGTTCGGGTTGTGAATAAAGCCTTGTGCGGGAGAAGCTCCAAAAGCTTTATCGAGGAAGGAATACTCGAAGAAATTTTACAAATGATCAAGACGGGCGACTTCTTGTTTATACAATTTGGTCACAACGACAGTAAGGAAGATGCCGAAAGACATACAAGTCCTTGGAACATGTACCATCGGTATTTACGGCAATATATTGACGGGGCGAGAGAGAAGGGGGCACATCCCGTACTCATCTCGCCTCTTTGCCGCAGACATTTTGACGTTGACGGTCTTTTGATCAACACGCACGGCGATTATCCCAGGTCGATGGAAGCGCTGGCCGTTCAGGAAAAAGTCCCTTTCGTCGATTTGTGCGGCCGAAGTGCCGTCGCTTTCAAGGAAATGGGGGACGCCAAATCAAAAGAATGGCTGACCTGGCTGCACCCGGGCGAACATCCGAATTACCCCGAAGGGATCGAAGACAATACGCATTTGAATGAGCAAGGTGCAGAGGCAGTCGCACGAATGGTGGCCGATGCCATCAACAAGCTGAACCTGGAAATAGGATAA
- a CDS encoding glycosyl hydrolase 115 family protein, translated as MAFIIDKYTSYRIPTDPSSPVRHAWKMVERDHSQVLGAAPRLVSGADEPADIVIRYAIPEDRCPDRPEAYCFRFVKDGGRTELHIAAGDDLGLVYGMLEYSGKYLGVDPFWFWADLPPERRSRVELPEGDYDSPEPFVRFRGWFVNDEVCLIGWKEEYPPTREVWQPVFEALLRCGGNMVIPGTDLPRHGVHADVAAEMGLWITHHHAEPLGAEMFLRAYEGKKASYQENPELFETLWEEAIEKQKDRNIVWVLSFRGQGDQPFWVQDPAFDTPEKRGEMISRVIRKQYDIVSSKVADPQYCVALYGEISELYKAGHVNVPDDVIKVWADNGYGKMVSRRHGNLNLRVPALPEPHEEGKHGIYYHVTFHDLQASNHLTLFPAPAELIKDEVEGAFRVGAKDYVLVNSGNIRPHVYTLDLIRELWTRGEADTEEHLGSFVRRMFPSGSPEIAEMFRDYARRTISYGPNEDDRAGDEFYHHPARQIVGHWLQGKADQPDARLYWTTGEVDFPEQVEWFRRKCSEAVHGLSELKERIVKLLPELAEPDRLRLKDHLLLHVELHLSGCEGFDALGKSYSAYREGSYPLAFVYASQAMWNYRKGRVALQEAEHGKWAHFFRADWLTNVESTVQNMDTLRRWLRMHGDSPDFFAWYKQFLMPETEKYIYLENTHRNPLSDDELAKRLADKFGV; from the coding sequence AATATACGTCGTACCGAATTCCAACGGATCCGTCATCGCCGGTCCGCCATGCTTGGAAGATGGTGGAGAGGGATCATTCGCAGGTGCTGGGCGCCGCTCCGAGACTTGTATCGGGGGCTGACGAACCGGCCGATATCGTCATCCGTTACGCAATACCCGAAGACCGTTGCCCGGACCGGCCGGAGGCGTATTGCTTCCGCTTCGTCAAGGACGGCGGCAGAACGGAGCTTCATATTGCTGCGGGCGACGATCTCGGCCTGGTCTACGGCATGCTCGAGTACAGCGGAAAGTACCTGGGCGTCGATCCGTTCTGGTTCTGGGCGGATCTTCCGCCCGAGCGTCGAAGCCGAGTCGAGCTTCCTGAGGGCGATTACGATTCGCCGGAACCGTTCGTCCGGTTCCGCGGCTGGTTCGTCAACGACGAGGTATGCCTGATCGGCTGGAAGGAAGAGTACCCGCCGACCCGCGAGGTATGGCAGCCTGTCTTTGAAGCGCTTCTGCGCTGCGGGGGGAATATGGTCATTCCAGGCACTGACCTGCCGAGGCACGGCGTGCATGCCGATGTGGCCGCTGAGATGGGATTATGGATCACTCACCACCATGCAGAGCCATTAGGCGCCGAGATGTTTCTGAGAGCGTATGAAGGAAAGAAAGCGAGCTATCAAGAGAACCCGGAGCTGTTCGAAACGCTATGGGAGGAAGCGATTGAGAAGCAAAAGGACCGTAACATTGTTTGGGTTCTTTCCTTCCGCGGGCAAGGAGACCAGCCTTTCTGGGTTCAAGATCCCGCATTCGACACGCCTGAGAAGCGCGGTGAAATGATCAGCCGAGTCATACGCAAACAATACGATATTGTTAGCAGCAAGGTAGCCGATCCGCAGTATTGCGTGGCATTGTATGGGGAGATCTCGGAATTATATAAAGCAGGTCATGTCAATGTTCCGGACGACGTTATCAAGGTTTGGGCAGACAATGGATACGGCAAGATGGTATCCCGGCGCCACGGAAACCTGAATCTGCGGGTACCGGCTTTGCCCGAGCCGCATGAAGAAGGGAAGCACGGCATTTACTACCATGTGACGTTTCACGATCTGCAAGCCTCCAATCATTTAACTTTGTTTCCGGCTCCGGCCGAATTGATCAAAGATGAGGTTGAGGGGGCTTTTCGGGTCGGAGCAAAGGATTATGTGCTCGTCAACAGCGGCAACATCCGGCCGCACGTCTATACGCTGGACTTGATACGGGAGCTATGGACGCGGGGGGAGGCGGATACGGAAGAGCATCTTGGGTCGTTTGTCCGCCGAATGTTCCCCTCGGGCTCTCCGGAAATCGCCGAGATGTTCCGCGACTATGCGCGGCGGACGATTTCTTATGGTCCGAACGAAGACGACCGGGCGGGAGACGAGTTCTATCACCATCCGGCCCGCCAAATCGTCGGACACTGGCTTCAAGGGAAAGCGGATCAACCGGATGCCCGCTTATATTGGACGACGGGGGAAGTCGATTTTCCGGAGCAAGTCGAGTGGTTTCGGCGGAAGTGCAGCGAGGCCGTTCATGGCTTGAGCGAGCTGAAGGAGCGGATCGTGAAGCTCCTTCCGGAACTGGCGGAACCGGACCGCCTTCGGCTCAAGGATCATTTGCTGCTGCACGTAGAACTGCATTTGTCCGGCTGCGAGGGCTTTGACGCACTTGGGAAATCGTACTCCGCTTACCGTGAAGGCAGCTATCCGCTGGCGTTCGTCTATGCTTCGCAAGCGATGTGGAACTATCGGAAGGGCCGGGTCGCGCTGCAAGAAGCCGAGCATGGGAAGTGGGCTCATTTCTTCCGCGCGGACTGGCTGACGAATGTCGAGAGCACGGTGCAAAACATGGATACGCTCCGCCGCTGGCTTCGCATGCACGGCGACAGCCCCGATTTCTTCGCGTGGTACAAGCAGTTTCTGATGCCGGAAACGGAGAAATACATTTATTTGGAGAACACGCACCGCAATCCTCTCTCGGATGACGAGTTGGCCAAGAGGCTGGCGGATAAGTTCGGCGTCTGA